Proteins encoded by one window of Phenylobacterium soli:
- the pheS gene encoding phenylalanine--tRNA ligase subunit alpha has product MTDLSQLQADLTARAAAAQDLASLEALRVEALGKSGSISELLKGLGKMSPEERREQGPAINGLRDAVAAAIAERKADLEAAELDAKLASEFVDLTLPPAPERRGRVHPTMQVMDEMIAIFAEMGFALAEGPDIEDDFHNFTALNFPPKHPAREMHDTFWLPEDANGERKLLRTHTSPVQVRVMQQGQNGKLPSWVAQGQAPPIRVIVPGRVYRSDSDATHTPMFHQMEGLVIDRAIHMGHLKWTLETFCRRFFETSAVVTRFRPHHFPFTEPSAEMDVQCDRSGGSIKIGEGADWLEILGGGMVHPNVLKNCGLDPDEWQGFAFGLGVDRLGALKYGMPDLRDMFSGDVRWIEHYGFSAFQAPNPATGLS; this is encoded by the coding sequence ATGACTGACCTTTCCCAACTGCAAGCCGACCTGACGGCCCGCGCCGCCGCGGCTCAGGATCTGGCCTCGCTGGAAGCCCTGCGCGTCGAGGCGCTCGGCAAGTCCGGCTCCATCTCCGAGCTGCTCAAGGGCCTGGGCAAGATGAGCCCCGAGGAGCGCCGCGAGCAGGGCCCGGCGATCAACGGCCTGCGCGACGCCGTCGCCGCCGCCATCGCCGAGCGCAAGGCGGACCTCGAGGCCGCCGAGCTCGACGCCAAGCTCGCCTCCGAGTTCGTGGACCTGACGCTGCCGCCGGCCCCCGAGCGCCGCGGCCGGGTCCATCCGACCATGCAGGTGATGGACGAGATGATCGCGATCTTCGCCGAGATGGGCTTCGCCCTGGCCGAAGGTCCGGACATCGAGGACGACTTCCACAACTTCACGGCCCTGAACTTCCCGCCCAAGCACCCGGCGCGGGAGATGCACGACACCTTCTGGCTGCCCGAGGACGCGAACGGCGAGCGCAAGCTGCTGCGCACGCACACCAGCCCCGTGCAGGTGCGGGTGATGCAGCAGGGCCAGAACGGCAAGCTGCCGAGCTGGGTCGCCCAAGGCCAGGCGCCGCCGATCCGGGTGATCGTGCCGGGCCGGGTCTATCGTTCCGACAGCGACGCCACCCACACCCCGATGTTCCACCAGATGGAAGGCCTGGTCATCGACCGCGCCATCCACATGGGTCACCTGAAGTGGACGCTGGAGACCTTCTGCCGGCGGTTCTTCGAGACCTCGGCCGTGGTCACGCGGTTCCGGCCGCACCACTTCCCGTTCACCGAGCCCAGCGCCGAGATGGACGTGCAGTGCGACCGGTCCGGCGGCTCGATCAAGATCGGCGAGGGCGCCGACTGGCTGGAGATCCTCGGTGGCGGGATGGTGCATCCCAACGTGCTGAAGAACTGCGGCCTCGATCCCGACGAGTGGCAGGGCTTCGCCTTCGGCCTCGGCGTCGATCGCCTGGGCGCGCTTAAGTACGGCATGCCGGACCTGCGCGACATGTTCTCGGGCGATGTGCGCTGGATCGAGCACTACGGCTTCTCGGCCTTCCAGGCCCCCAACCCCGCCACCGGCCTGAGCTAA
- the rplT gene encoding 50S ribosomal protein L20 codes for MARVKRGVVAHAKHKKVLEQAKGFYGRRKNTIRTAKAAVDKAGQYAYRDRKVRKRNFRALWIQRINAAARLEGFTYSRFIFGLEKAGIEMDRKVLADIAGKDPVAFKAIADKVRAALA; via the coding sequence ATGGCTCGCGTGAAACGGGGCGTTGTCGCCCACGCCAAGCACAAGAAGGTCCTCGAGCAAGCCAAGGGCTTCTACGGGCGCCGCAAGAACACCATCCGCACCGCCAAGGCGGCCGTGGACAAGGCCGGCCAGTACGCCTACCGCGACCGCAAGGTCCGCAAGCGCAACTTCCGCGCCCTGTGGATCCAGCGCATCAACGCCGCCGCGCGTCTGGAAGGCTTCACCTATTCCCGATTTATCTTCGGCCTTGAGAAGGCCGGGATCGAGATGGACCGCAAGGTGCTTGCGGACATCGCGGGCAAGGATCCGGTCGCTTTCAAGGCCATCGCCGACAAGGTTCGCGCCGCGCTGGCTTAA
- the rpmI gene encoding 50S ribosomal protein L35: MPKLKTKSGAKKRFKLTASGKLKAGVAGKRHRLISHNAKYIRQNRGTKVMSASDATIIKKFLPYGL, encoded by the coding sequence ATGCCGAAACTGAAGACGAAGTCGGGCGCCAAGAAGCGCTTCAAACTCACGGCGTCCGGCAAGCTGAAGGCCGGCGTGGCGGGCAAGCGTCACCGCCTGATCAGCCACAACGCCAAGTACATCCGTCAGAACCGCGGGACCAAGGTGATGAGCGCGTCGGACGCGACCATCATCAAGAAGTTCCTGCCGTACGGCCTGTAA
- the nhaA gene encoding Na+/H+ antiporter NhaA: MARRITLDFLKTESASGAILATAALVAIVMANSPADGLYFRFLEAPFTIQIGGFAETHPVLDWVKEGLMAIFFFVVGLEIKYEVLKGELANPRRLALPIFAALGGMAVPALIYLALNAGAGGAPQGWPTPVATDIAFAIAALAVAGPRLPPALRIFLLTLAIVDDLGAVAIIGAVFTTHVRVAALTAALAALALMGLMGRWRQAPYLFYALGFLIVWGFTFKSGISTSVAGVAAAMTIPVEPRKPGRPGVLQDFMESLHPYVAYLILPLFAFCAAGFDFGRLSLDDLFGPVSLGVALGLFLGKPLGVFGAIALLTGLKIARRPMGAKWVELFGVSLLTGIGFTMSLFIGALAFPGAGPEQGQVRAGVIMGSVLSTLAGSAVLAWAQARRKAEG; encoded by the coding sequence ATGGCCCGGCGCATCACCCTCGATTTCCTGAAGACCGAGAGCGCTTCCGGCGCGATCCTGGCCACGGCGGCGCTGGTCGCCATCGTCATGGCCAACTCGCCGGCCGACGGGCTCTATTTCCGCTTCCTCGAGGCGCCCTTCACCATCCAGATCGGCGGCTTCGCCGAGACCCATCCGGTGCTGGACTGGGTCAAGGAAGGGCTGATGGCGATCTTCTTCTTCGTCGTCGGCCTGGAGATCAAATACGAGGTGCTGAAGGGCGAGCTGGCCAATCCCCGGCGCCTCGCCCTGCCAATCTTCGCCGCGCTCGGCGGCATGGCGGTCCCGGCGCTGATCTATCTGGCGCTGAACGCGGGCGCCGGCGGCGCGCCCCAGGGGTGGCCGACGCCGGTGGCCACGGACATCGCCTTCGCCATCGCCGCCCTGGCGGTCGCCGGGCCGCGGCTGCCGCCGGCGCTGCGCATCTTCCTTTTGACCCTGGCCATCGTCGACGACCTCGGGGCCGTGGCGATCATCGGCGCGGTGTTCACCACCCATGTGCGGGTGGCGGCCCTGACCGCGGCCCTCGCAGCCCTGGCCCTGATGGGGCTGATGGGCCGCTGGCGCCAGGCGCCCTACCTGTTCTACGCCCTCGGCTTCCTGATCGTCTGGGGCTTCACCTTCAAGTCGGGGATCTCGACCTCGGTGGCCGGGGTGGCGGCCGCCATGACCATCCCGGTCGAGCCGAGGAAGCCGGGCCGCCCCGGGGTGCTGCAGGACTTCATGGAGAGCCTGCACCCCTATGTGGCCTATCTGATCCTGCCGCTGTTCGCCTTCTGCGCGGCGGGCTTCGACTTCGGCCGGCTGTCGCTGGACGACCTGTTCGGCCCGGTGTCGCTCGGCGTGGCGCTCGGCCTCTTCCTCGGCAAGCCGCTCGGCGTGTTCGGGGCCATCGCCCTGCTGACCGGGCTGAAGATCGCCCGCCGGCCGATGGGGGCGAAGTGGGTCGAGCTGTTCGGCGTCTCCCTGCTCACCGGCATCGGCTTCACCATGAGCCTGTTCATCGGCGCCCTGGCCTTCCCCGGCGCCGGGCCCGAGCAGGGCCAGGTGCGGGCCGGGGTGATCATGGGCAGCGTGCTCTCGACCCTGGCGGGGTCGGCGGTGCTGGCCTGGGCGCAGGCGCGGCGCAAGGCGGAGGGCTGA
- a CDS encoding carboxymuconolactone decarboxylase family protein produces MRLSKPRIAPLSDAELTPEQAEALEAFRPGPVLNIFRTLARAPKALKRFNDWGGYVLSRRNDLPAREREIVILRIGYLCRSGYEFTQHTRIGLQSGLTADEIVRIKQGAGAGWSPADAVLIKACDELHADQFITDPTWAELKAHWSEKQCMDVVFTAAQYTQVSMFLNTFGVQVEDGQTVDPELKVS; encoded by the coding sequence ATGAGACTGTCCAAGCCCCGCATCGCGCCCCTGTCCGACGCCGAGCTCACGCCCGAGCAGGCCGAGGCGCTGGAAGCCTTCCGGCCCGGCCCGGTGCTCAACATCTTCCGCACCCTGGCCCGCGCGCCCAAGGCCCTGAAGCGGTTCAACGACTGGGGCGGCTATGTGCTCTCCCGCCGCAACGACCTGCCGGCCCGCGAGCGCGAGATCGTCATCCTGCGCATCGGCTATCTCTGCCGCTCGGGCTACGAGTTCACCCAGCACACCCGCATCGGCCTGCAGTCAGGCCTCACCGCCGACGAGATCGTTCGCATCAAGCAGGGCGCCGGGGCCGGCTGGAGCCCGGCCGACGCCGTACTCATCAAGGCCTGCGACGAGCTGCACGCCGACCAGTTCATCACCGACCCCACCTGGGCCGAGCTGAAGGCCCACTGGTCCGAGAAGCAGTGCATGGACGTGGTCTTCACCGCCGCCCAGTACACCCAGGTCTCGATGTTCCTGAACACCTTCGGCGTGCAGGTCGAGGACGGCCAGACCGTCGATCCAGAGCTGAAGGTCTCCTGA
- a CDS encoding SDR family NAD(P)-dependent oxidoreductase, with product MAGRLEGKRVIVTGAGQTPGETLGNGRAISLLFAREGARVVCADRILERAEETVRMIAGEGGEAVAVQADVSKAADCAALVQAAKDRFGGLDVLVNNVGIGGGGDGPAHAIEEAAFDRILGVNLKGMMLMTKAALSVLREQGAGAIVNISSLAAIAGGAQLAYEVSKAGVNRLTTSVAQANARRGVRCNAIMMGFMDTPMAVAGIAAARGESQAEVRARRDAQVPLGGKMGTAWDTAYAALFLACEESRFVTGAILPVDGGMGVRIG from the coding sequence GTGGCCGGCCGTCTCGAAGGCAAGCGGGTCATCGTCACCGGCGCCGGCCAGACGCCGGGCGAGACCCTCGGCAACGGCCGCGCCATCTCCCTGCTCTTCGCCCGCGAAGGCGCCAGGGTGGTTTGCGCCGACCGCATCCTCGAGCGCGCCGAGGAGACGGTGCGGATGATCGCCGGGGAGGGCGGCGAGGCGGTCGCCGTCCAGGCCGACGTCAGCAAGGCGGCCGACTGCGCCGCCCTCGTCCAGGCGGCGAAGGACCGCTTCGGCGGCCTCGACGTGCTGGTCAACAACGTCGGCATCGGCGGCGGCGGCGACGGGCCGGCCCACGCGATCGAGGAGGCCGCATTCGACCGCATCCTGGGGGTCAACCTCAAGGGCATGATGCTGATGACCAAGGCGGCCCTCTCGGTCCTGCGCGAGCAGGGCGCGGGCGCCATCGTCAACATCTCCTCCCTGGCGGCGATCGCCGGCGGCGCCCAGCTCGCCTACGAGGTCTCCAAGGCCGGCGTGAACCGGCTGACCACCTCGGTCGCCCAGGCCAACGCCCGCAGGGGCGTGCGCTGCAACGCCATCATGATGGGCTTCATGGACACCCCCATGGCGGTCGCCGGCATCGCCGCCGCCCGCGGCGAGAGCCAGGCCGAGGTCCGCGCCCGCCGCGACGCCCAGGTGCCGCTCGGCGGCAAGATGGGCACGGCCTGGGACACCGCCTACGCCGCCCTGTTCCTGGCTTGCGAGGAGTCGCGCTTCGTCACCGGGGCGATCCTGCCGGTGGACGGCGGCATGGGCGTGCGCATCGGATAG
- a CDS encoding protein adenylyltransferase SelO has product MPLTPAYRADPKFPELGAEFYDPVAAADFPKTILRYRNDRAAQSVGLDTLTDEEWVRHFGRFEPLPDNLAPPLAQRYHGHQFRVYNPELGDGRGFLYAQLREAETNRLLDLGTKGSGETPWSRQGDGRLTLKGGVREVLATAMLEALGVPTSRSFSLIETGEALMRTDEPSPTRASVLVRLSHSHIRFGTFQRQAFFEKTAALETLVGHVIDHYYPHLDRAADKASALLGEVVQRMARLTARWMAAGFVHGVLNTDNMSITGESFDYGPYRFLPRNDPNFTAAYFDSAGLYAFGRQPEAVFWNLQQLAGCLSLVTATEPLVEALNGFGPAYRRELIAAMLDRLGLRPRSEEEDAGFVQAMFRAIAAGSEPLRWEPFFFDWFCADEERALAGPRAELYAQEGFEDFRRLLKTYEPDRPGRLGHPYFARREPEELLYDEIEAIWAPIAEADDWSVFEAKLAAIDSARRAWGLPPQQKV; this is encoded by the coding sequence ATGCCGCTGACCCCCGCCTACCGCGCCGACCCGAAGTTCCCGGAGCTGGGGGCGGAGTTCTACGATCCGGTCGCGGCCGCCGACTTCCCCAAGACGATCCTGCGCTATCGCAACGACCGCGCCGCCCAGAGCGTCGGGCTCGATACCCTGACCGATGAGGAGTGGGTCCGTCATTTCGGCCGCTTCGAGCCCCTGCCGGACAACCTGGCCCCGCCGCTCGCCCAGCGCTACCACGGCCACCAGTTCCGCGTTTACAACCCCGAACTCGGCGACGGCCGCGGCTTCCTCTACGCCCAGCTGCGCGAGGCCGAGACGAACCGCCTCCTCGACCTCGGCACCAAGGGCTCGGGCGAGACGCCCTGGTCGCGCCAGGGCGACGGGCGGTTGACCCTGAAGGGCGGTGTCCGCGAGGTGCTGGCCACCGCCATGCTCGAAGCGCTGGGCGTGCCCACCTCGCGCTCCTTCTCGCTGATCGAGACGGGCGAGGCGCTGATGCGCACCGACGAGCCCTCGCCGACGCGGGCCTCGGTGTTGGTGCGCCTGTCCCACAGCCACATCCGTTTCGGGACCTTTCAGCGCCAGGCCTTCTTCGAAAAGACCGCCGCCCTTGAGACGCTCGTGGGCCACGTCATCGACCACTACTACCCGCACCTGGACCGCGCGGCGGACAAGGCCAGCGCCCTGCTGGGCGAGGTCGTCCAGCGCATGGCGCGGCTCACCGCCCGCTGGATGGCCGCCGGCTTCGTCCACGGCGTGCTCAACACCGACAACATGTCGATCACCGGCGAGAGCTTCGACTACGGCCCTTACCGCTTCCTGCCGCGCAACGACCCCAACTTCACCGCCGCCTATTTCGACAGCGCCGGGCTCTACGCCTTCGGCCGCCAGCCCGAGGCGGTGTTCTGGAACCTGCAGCAGCTCGCCGGCTGCCTCTCCCTGGTCACCGCCACCGAGCCGCTGGTCGAGGCGCTGAACGGCTTCGGCCCCGCCTACCGCCGCGAACTGATCGCCGCCATGCTCGATCGCCTGGGTCTCAGGCCCCGCTCGGAGGAGGAGGACGCCGGCTTCGTCCAGGCCATGTTCCGCGCCATCGCCGCGGGCTCGGAGCCGCTGCGCTGGGAGCCGTTCTTCTTCGACTGGTTCTGCGCCGACGAGGAGCGCGCCCTGGCCGGACCGCGTGCCGAGCTCTATGCCCAGGAAGGCTTCGAGGACTTCCGGCGTCTCCTGAAGACCTACGAGCCGGACCGTCCCGGGCGCCTGGGCCATCCCTACTTCGCCCGGCGGGAGCCGGAGGAGCTGCTCTACGACGAGATCGAGGCGATCTGGGCGCCCATCGCCGAGGCTGACGACTGGTCGGTCTTCGAGGCCAAGCTCGCCGCCATCGACTCCGCCCGCCGCGCCTGGGGCCTGCCGCCCCAGCAGAAGGTCTGA
- a CDS encoding DMT family transporter — protein sequence MTAKAGGAAGEGAPRWQALAVLVMGACVIGLSPILVRLTETGPAAAGFWRLAFALPLLAMMTRRSNGPISRPSPLALIAGLMFALDLGFWHYGIKYTSVTNATVLSNLTPVVVTAFAWIFLKQRPRTLFLVAVAVALGGSWMMALEKGGGPGVNPPVGNILSATTAIWYALYMIAIGEGRKREGASSLMFWSSVVGTPLLLVAALLLREQIIPLGAAGWAACAGLGLMHVAGQGSIAWAMGRLPTSTASVVVLVQPVVAAWLGYVLFGEAIGHMQALGAAVALSGVVLAQWASRPKA from the coding sequence GTGACGGCCAAGGCGGGCGGAGCGGCGGGCGAGGGCGCCCCGCGCTGGCAGGCGCTGGCGGTGCTGGTGATGGGCGCCTGCGTGATCGGCCTCTCGCCGATCCTGGTGCGGCTGACCGAGACGGGGCCGGCGGCGGCTGGCTTCTGGCGCCTGGCCTTCGCCCTGCCGCTGCTGGCGATGATGACCCGGCGGTCCAACGGTCCGATCAGCCGGCCCTCGCCGCTGGCCCTGATCGCCGGCCTGATGTTCGCCCTCGACCTCGGCTTCTGGCACTACGGCATCAAGTACACCTCGGTGACCAACGCCACGGTGCTGTCCAACCTGACGCCCGTCGTGGTCACCGCCTTCGCCTGGATCTTCCTGAAGCAGCGCCCGCGGACCCTGTTCCTGGTGGCGGTGGCGGTGGCGCTCGGCGGCTCCTGGATGATGGCGCTGGAGAAGGGCGGCGGTCCGGGCGTCAACCCGCCGGTCGGCAACATCCTCTCGGCGACCACGGCCATCTGGTACGCCCTCTACATGATCGCCATCGGCGAGGGCCGCAAACGCGAGGGCGCGTCGAGCCTGATGTTCTGGTCGAGCGTCGTCGGCACGCCCCTGCTGCTCGTCGCCGCCCTGCTGCTCCGCGAGCAGATCATCCCGCTGGGGGCCGCCGGCTGGGCCGCCTGCGCGGGGCTCGGGCTGATGCATGTGGCCGGCCAGGGCTCGATCGCCTGGGCCATGGGCCGCCTGCCTACCTCGACCGCCTCCGTGGTGGTGCTGGTGCAGCCGGTGGTCGCCGCCTGGCTCGGCTATGTGCTGTTCGGCGAGGCGATCGGCCACATGCAGGCGCTCGGCGCGGCGGTGGCGCTGTCCGGCGTGGTGCTCGCCCAGTGGGCCTCGCGCCCGAAGGCCTGA
- the gluQRS gene encoding tRNA glutamyl-Q(34) synthetase GluQRS: MTNTFVTRFAPSPTGYLHRGHAFSALTAWEAARAAPDPLGGRFLLRIEDIDRTRCRPEFEAALVEDLAWLGVSWETPVRRQSDHLEDYAGALRELAERGLLYRCFKTRKEIAETIQSAPHGAMEAYRGEPLPPAEEARRIEAGEPYAWRLSLDHAERTLGGFDTLSFVEEGEGPNGEHGVIAARPQIGGDVVLARKDVGVAYHLAVVFDDALQGITHVVRGQDLFEAAHVQRLLQALLGLPTPIYRHHRLLTGPDGKRFAKRDRSETLRDLREQGKTAAQIRTELGF, from the coding sequence GTGACAAACACCTTCGTCACCCGCTTCGCCCCCTCGCCCACCGGCTACCTGCACCGTGGGCACGCCTTCTCCGCGCTCACAGCCTGGGAGGCCGCCCGCGCCGCGCCGGACCCCCTTGGCGGGCGCTTCCTGCTGCGCATCGAGGACATCGACCGGACGCGATGCCGGCCGGAGTTCGAAGCCGCCCTCGTCGAGGACCTGGCCTGGCTGGGGGTGAGCTGGGAGACGCCCGTGCGGCGCCAGTCCGACCACCTGGAGGACTATGCCGGCGCCTTGCGCGAGTTGGCGGAGCGGGGCCTCCTCTACCGCTGCTTCAAGACCCGCAAGGAGATCGCCGAAACCATCCAGAGCGCCCCGCACGGCGCCATGGAGGCCTATCGCGGCGAACCTCTGCCGCCGGCCGAGGAGGCGCGGCGGATCGAGGCCGGCGAGCCCTATGCCTGGCGGCTGTCGCTCGACCACGCCGAACGCACGCTCGGCGGCTTCGACACGCTCAGCTTCGTCGAGGAGGGCGAAGGGCCCAACGGCGAGCACGGGGTGATCGCGGCGCGGCCGCAGATCGGCGGCGACGTGGTGCTGGCCCGCAAGGACGTCGGCGTCGCCTATCACCTGGCGGTGGTGTTCGACGACGCCCTGCAGGGGATCACCCATGTGGTGCGCGGCCAGGACCTGTTCGAGGCGGCGCATGTCCAGCGCCTGCTGCAGGCGCTGCTCGGCCTGCCGACGCCCATCTATCGCCACCACCGGCTGCTCACCGGACCCGACGGCAAGCGGTTCGCCAAACGCGATAGGAGCGAGACGCTGCGCGATCTGCGCGAGCAGGGTAAGACGGCCGCTCAGATTCGGACGGAGCTCGGGTTTTGA
- a CDS encoding TetR/AcrR family transcriptional regulator translates to MRESQTAVEARPYHHGDLRRALVDAARRILEAEGPSALSLRAVAREAGVSPAAPYHHFKDKAELLDAVASEGWTMLDAAMAKAKTESSPRAAMNALGVAYVCFARANPALYRVMYDTARDKEALPEAMQKGEDSAYCKVRDTLVETGADPGATVDLELATIAAWCAAHGLAEMTGFKQFDPLKQELGGELLFLRAVFSHMGLFPGHHED, encoded by the coding sequence ATGAGAGAATCTCAAACCGCCGTTGAAGCCCGCCCCTACCACCACGGCGACCTGCGCCGTGCGCTGGTCGACGCCGCCCGCCGGATCCTCGAGGCCGAGGGCCCCTCGGCCCTGTCGCTCCGCGCCGTGGCGCGCGAGGCAGGCGTCAGTCCGGCGGCGCCCTACCACCACTTCAAGGACAAGGCAGAGCTGCTCGACGCGGTCGCCTCCGAAGGCTGGACCATGCTCGACGCGGCGATGGCCAAGGCCAAGACCGAAAGCTCTCCGCGGGCGGCGATGAACGCCCTGGGCGTGGCCTATGTCTGCTTCGCCCGCGCCAACCCGGCCCTCTATCGGGTGATGTACGACACCGCTCGCGACAAGGAAGCGCTGCCCGAGGCCATGCAGAAGGGCGAGGACAGCGCCTACTGCAAGGTGCGCGACACCCTGGTCGAGACCGGCGCCGATCCCGGCGCGACGGTCGACCTCGAGCTCGCCACCATCGCCGCTTGGTGCGCCGCCCATGGCCTGGCGGAGATGACGGGCTTCAAGCAGTTCGATCCGCTGAAGCAGGAACTCGGCGGCGAGCTGCTCTTCCTGCGGGCCGTGTTCTCCCACATGGGCCTGTTCCCGGGGCACCACGAGGACTAA
- a CDS encoding HNH endonuclease produces the protein MEVLSRPPSGWPALVLNADFRPLSYYPLSLWPWQEVIKAVFLDRVDVVSTYDQMVHSPSFEMRLPSVVSLKHYVAQDRPPAFTRFNLFLRDSFTCQYCASTEELTFDHVIPRSRGGRTTWENIVTACARCNLMKGGRTPAEAVMHPRHKPRRPSTFELQEHGRRFPPHHLHESWLDYLYWDIELEA, from the coding sequence ATGGAGGTGCTTAGCCGCCCGCCGTCCGGCTGGCCCGCTCTGGTGCTGAACGCCGATTTCCGCCCCTTGTCCTACTACCCCCTGTCGCTCTGGCCGTGGCAGGAGGTGATCAAGGCGGTGTTCCTCGACCGCGTCGACGTGGTCTCGACCTACGACCAGATGGTCCACTCGCCGTCCTTCGAGATGCGGCTGCCGAGCGTGGTCTCGCTCAAGCACTACGTGGCCCAGGACCGGCCGCCGGCCTTCACGCGCTTCAACCTGTTCCTGCGCGACAGCTTCACCTGCCAGTACTGCGCCTCGACCGAGGAGCTGACCTTCGACCACGTCATCCCGCGTTCGCGCGGCGGCCGCACCACGTGGGAGAACATCGTCACCGCCTGCGCCCGCTGCAACCTGATGAAGGGCGGCCGCACGCCGGCCGAGGCGGTCATGCACCCGCGCCACAAGCCGCGCCGCCCCTCGACCTTCGAGCTGCAGGAGCACGGCCGCCGCTTCCCGCCGCACCACCTGCACGAAAGCTGGCTCGACTACCTCTACTGGGACATCGAGCTGGAGGCCTAG